From Pseudomonas sp. G2-4:
GTCACCGTTTTGATGAAATAGTTGGAGCTATCATGTACCACGACCGCGATTGACTTCTGTACCGGCCCTTCGCCTGATTTGCGCAGCACGTCGATCTCTTCGATGCTAATGGGTGAGTCTGCGGAACCTTGGAATAGAGGCGGAATGAAGCGCTTTTGGTGCTCAAGCCCCTCTATTGGATTAGGCTCGTCCCGGATGTCGGCCGTCGACCCGTCCGCCAGTCGATAGATAAGTTCGGAGCCATCCAAAGCAGCGGCTGACATTTTGTGGCCCGATACCTGCTCCCCCTGGGATCTTGCCGTCGCCACGAACACCAACGGATCGACGCCTATGTCGCGCTTGACAATACTCACCAACGCTCTGCTGCTATTGCCGTTTCCTGCCCGTGCCGTGACCAGCACACGCTTCTGGTAACCGGTGATGTCAGCGTCGGGGGGAGCTGTGTAAAAACCTGTACCGCTAACGATCGTGCCGGGATTGCCGGTTTCCCCTGGCAAATTAGCAACACTCCAGGTCAATCCGGTCGCGGCGGGCTCGGTGCCGAATAAAATCTCACCTTCAGGCCCAATGACCGGTTCGACCGGATCAATGACAAAATTGGTCAGACTCGGGGCAACCCTGCCCAACAACGCCATGTCTCCGGTGAAGTAGCCAGAACTCGGTTGCACCGCATTCTGCGTGCGGAATAACAGGCCATTGAGTCGAAAGAGATTGATCTCCGGGACGGTAGAGGTGAAACGATCGAAACTCTCGTCCAACTGCACCCTGAGTAACGACTCGATGCGTTCGAGAATCGGGCCGATGTACGGTTCGACCGTCGGCTTACCGATGAACCCGTCGGGCGACACCTTGCATATTTTCAGATTCTCCGGGGCGGCCTCCGGCTTCAAAGACAGTTGGCCATCCGCCGCTGTGGAGAACTTGAAAGTTTGCTGCCAACGCCACTTCGCAGTCATCGAGCCGGGGACTGTTACATTCGCATTAGTTACCACACTGACTGGCGTCGCTTGTTTCCCTTCCCAGCGCAATGTCAGTATGTTCTTGTCTATTCTGGCGAAGAACTCGCACACCACCGTAGTCCCTTCTTTTTTAGAGAATGGCAATGTGAAGCCGGATGGCAAGGCAAGGCTTTTGATATTGGGCACGCCGGTTTGGACACCCACCTCCGCCCTGAGCGACCCGCTCGCCGGGGTCAATGATTGGATATGCTCGCCTGCCACACCCTCTGAAACCACGTCGATGGGGGCTTGGTTAATCCGTTGGAACCCATCGGCAACAATGTGCTTGAGCAAGAAATGGTTACCCAACAGGAGCGTCGCCGACAACGGCTCATCCCCGCCTCCCAAGGGAATCAAGTAATGCATCCCGGTATTCGAGGGCGGAATAGAATACTCCTGCTCCTCGTCTCTCCCCTTCATCAGGATAAATACCAAGACCTCACCCTCGCCAAAGTTGAGCGAATTCAGAACATTGCCGCCCGGCGCTGGATGGGTTCGAATGAAAAATTCCTCGGGCTGGAGCAGATCCGAGGGCTCACGTATCAAGGTATTCAATTCGAATACTTTTTGATCCTCGTCCCAGGCATCGAATTCTTTTTTAAATTTCAGACCGGCTTCAACATTCTGCTCCATGCTGTCGCCGACAGTGACATACAATTGGGTACCTTTTGAGAGATCCAGCGTAACGCGGCCGAGTGTATCCACCGTGCCTGGTTTACCTACCAATTGAATACTCATGCGCAGCAAAGGACCATTCACCGCATCCGCCAGCCGCAACCGTGTAATCTTTCTAACCCTTTCCCCCACTCCTTTACTCACGGAGAGTTCTGTTCCGCCAACAATATGCATGGTCAGGGTCGCTTCAGAAGCCGCTATCTCTGCTGTTTCGAACGACAATCGCGGCGCGTCGAGAATATAGTCATAGATATAACTCCAAATAGTATCCGAACCGTACTCGGTATCGAAACTGATAGGGTCAAAATAGGAGTCACCGGTAAACCGCTGGATATACTCTTGCATCAATAGCATGTTGGTCTTGCTTTGATCATAAGCCAGAATCGCATCAAACCCGTAAGTTCTTGGTTTCGTCTCCAGCCAGGTAACGAACTGCTCTACCGTTTCGCGTGCCATGATAGTTGCCTCATCCAGTAATGGGCCAATGAACAGTGTTCAAACAAGCCGACCCGTACGTGGCCCGGCTGCTTCTTTCGGCATCGAGATCTGCGCCTTATTCAATCAACATAAGATTGTCCAGCGTTGGGAAATTGAAGAAACTTTTCCCTCCATCGAAACTCACGGTGGCCGTCAGCCTGAAGCTGGACCTCATCTTCAACTGCCGTAAAAAAGACTTCGGTAACTTTTGATCGATAATGCCGTTCGAGGCTTCTGTGGCCGTGACAGGCACGGCTGGAGTACGCACATCGATATAGATCGAAGTGGTAGAAACATCGACCCCCCAAACACGGATAGTTAACAGTTGTCCCTGTGCAATAAAAACCCATTTCCCTAGCGTAAGATTCGCACCCTTTTCATCTGAGACAGATTTCAATGAAAGAGTATTACCCACCAGGTCGGTGCATTGAACTTTTGGATATTCATCCCGTGATAGAGGCTTGATACGCAGTTGCAATCGATCAGAATCCTGATAGGGCTCACCAGAAGGGGTAAACCGGTAAAACACGGGAAAGCGCTTGGTTTCTTCGTTATCGTTTGCTTCCATATTCGCGGCAATAGCATTGATCGGCACCTGGAAGCGCCGGGGATTGGCAGGGTCATAGGGCTCTGGGGCGATATGCTCACCTCCCGCTGGATCCCCCTGCCAGTGCACCGCAACCCGGTCCCCCACCCCAATCACCAGCGATTGTGGCAGAGTGACGAACGCACCGTTTTGTGTCGTGGCGGTGGCGGTCAGATAGGCCTCGTTGTCACCGGGCATCCCTTCGGAGGTAGCGCCTTCGACCGATGGCGCCTTCAAATCCAACGCTCCACGTACCTTCAGCTCCAGCACTTGTGAAGTCTGCGCCGCCCCTTCCCGCGCGAACTGATAAAACACCTGAACTTCCTGCCCAATACTGTCCAGCAATGCCTGGGCAGGCAGCCGAAACAGCAGGACCTGACTCTGGATATTCGAAGAGTCGAGCAACAGGGACTGGTAAACACGTTTACCCAGGTCGGAAGTCCACCAATACAGCAATACGTAATCGCTGATATGGGCATCCGTATAAGGGGTTACTCGCAAGGTGATACCGTCAGGGAACTGCGAAGGATCGAGTGTATCACCCAATAATTGTTCGATATGAATGGCCGGTTGCAATGGCGTGGTCGGTGCAACAATACGCACTGTCTGTACAGCAGATGGCCCAAAGATATCAGTACCGAAATATTTCACGGTGTAGCTGATTAGGGCGTGACCGCCCTCGATAAAGTCAATTTGGTTCCGAGGAATATTAAAGACCAGCGGTCGTTCTATATCATTGACCGTCAAGGTTTTCGGTGTTTCCCACACCTCATCCAAATCGCCCCTGTCGTCATATCCTTCAAACTTGAATGTGACTACGTCGTCTTCGTGCATCGCCCGATACGGTGCAATCAACGCTGTCACGGTTGGCCCGATCGTGCGCGGATTCAAGTGAAGATCATGGGACTCCTTGATGTGCGCGACGGGCAGCAGATTCTCCGAGGACACCATATCTATTAACTCCATTAAGCTGTAGCTATTTTTTACTCCTTATCCGAAACGATGCCTACTAGCAGAACTGATAGGTTCTGGCGATCCGCTCATAGCGTTACATTATCCATATCCGATATGCGCTACGGCCTAAGATTCTGCACATCCATAAGCGGCAACGGCACAATAAGACAGGCAAACTTCCACTCTTCATCATCCTCTCTTTCAGCCATCAGGATCGCAAACTTCGCCACTGGGCTTGCGGAGGGATCATAACGACCATCATGCGAAAGAAAACCTTCGCCATACAGTTTTGTGAACGTAGTTTCATGAAGGGGCACCTGAACTTCGTCACCGTCCTTGTTCCGGTAAAAGAACTTCAACAGCAGCGAATGGCTGACTATTTCCGTTCTAAAAAAATAATCAGAAGATTGATGCATCACGACCGCGATTGACTTTTGTAACGAGCCACCGGATTCCCGGGTCATCTCAATTTCTTCGAGCGTAACGGCGACACCGCCTTGACGAATAGGCGGAATAAAGCGCTTCTGATTGACAAGTCCCGGTGTCGGCTCAGGCTCATCTTCGATTTTGGCGGTCGACCCGTTAGCCAGCCTGTAAACAAGTTCAGCACCGTCCAAAGCAGCGCCTGACATTCTGTAGCCCGAGATCTGATCCCCCTCGGACCTTGCCGTTACCATGAACACCAGTGGATCGATGCTTATATCGCGTTTGACGATACTTACCAGTGCCCGATTGCTATTGCCGTTGCCCGCCCGGGCCGTAACCAGCACACGCTTCTGGTAGCCCGTGATATTGGCGTCGTTGGGAGCGACATAAACGCCAGTGCCGCTATCGATAGTACCGGTGTCGCCGGTTTCACCAGGCAAGTTCATGACACTCCAGACCAACCCGGTCGCGGCAGGCTCCGTCTCGAATGAAACCCTTCCCCGAGGTCCGACAACAGGTTCGATCGGGCTGATGACAAAATTAGTCAGGCTCGGCGCCACCTTGCCTAACAACGCCAGATCACCGGTGAAGTAGCCGGAACTCGGTCGCACTGCATTCTGCGTGCGAAATAACAGGCCATTGAGTCGAAAGAGATCAATCTCCGGGACCGTAGAGGTAAAACGCTCGAAGCTGTCGTCCAACACTGCTCTAAGTAACGACTCGATGCGCTCGATAATCGGTCCCAGGTGCGGTTCGACCTGGGGTTTACCGATGAAGGTGTCGGGCGATACCTTGCATATCTTCAAATTCTCCTGGGCGGTCTCCGGTTTCAACGACAATTGGCCATCCGCCGCTGTGGAAAACTTGAAGTTTTGCTGCCAACGCCACTTCACGGTCATTGAACCCGCGACCGGTTCATTATTATTGGTCACTACATTAACCGGTGTCGGTTGTTTTCCTTCCCAGCGCAACACCAGTAGGTCCTTGGTTATTCTGGCGAAGAACTCGCACACCACCGTAGTCCCTTCTTTTTTTGAGAATGGCAATGTGAAGCCGGATGGCAAGGCAAGGCTCTTGATATTGGGCACGCCGGTTTGGGTAGCCACCGATGCCCTGCGTGCCCCATCCGCCGGGCTCAACGACTGGATATGCTCTCCTGCCACCCCTTCTGAAACCACCTCGATGGGGGCTTCGTTAATCCGCTGGAACCCATCGGCAACAATGTGCTTGAGCAAGAAATGGTTACCCAACAGGAGCGTCGCCGACAACGGCTCGTCCCCGCCGCCCACGGGAATCAAATAATGCATCCCAGTGTTCGACGGTGGAATAGCGGCTTCTTCTTCCGGGCCGCCCCCTTTCATCAGGATAAATATCAACACCTCGCCTTCGCCAAAATTGGGCGCATTACGCTCATCCCCGCCCGGCGCTGGATGGGTTCGAAGGAAAAATTTCTCGGGTTGCAGCAAGTCAGAGGGTTCACGCGTCAAGGTATTCAATTCGAATACTTTCTGTTCGTCGCACCATGCGTCGAATTTTTCCTGGAATTTTCGACCCGCAATCAGATCCTGCTCCATGCTGTCGCCGACGGTGACGTACAAGTGGGTGCCTTTTGAAAGGTCCAGCGTCACACGGCCGAGTGTGTCTAACGTGCCTGGCTTACCCAGCAATTGAATGGCCATGCGCAGGAGAGGACCATTCAGCGCATCCGCCAACCCTATGCGGGTCACGGACTTGACACGCTCACCGGCTTCCTGATTAAGGGTAAGTTGCGTCCCGCCAATAATACGCATGGTCAGGGTCGCTTCAGATGACGTTATGCTGGATGTTTCGAACGACAAGCGTGGCGCATCGAGAAGGTAGTCGTATAAATAGTCCCACTGACTTGATGAATACTCGACAAGAAACGTAAGTGGCTTGAAGTACTGGTCACTGTCAAATCGTTGAAAGTATTCTTGAAGCAATAGTGTATTGGTTTTGCTTTGGTCATACGCCAGAATGGCGTCCCACCCCATGGTTCGAGGTTTCCCTTCCAGCCAGGATACGAAAGCGGCCACTGATTCTCGAGGCATGATCGGACCTTCATAGGGTGTTAATAACATCGAAACGGCCATGATCCGACCTGATAATTGGTTCAAGTCGCTCTCATGGAACCGCGTCAATCAGACAACTGTGTTATACCCCCGCGACACAACAATGAACACTAACAGAACTACTAGGTTTCGATGGTTTTGGACGGGGGCCGGACCACGTCGCCTCTCTTTTTCTACCCTGCTGCCTAACAGTTCTGCTAGGTAGGCAAACTGCACTTTTACGTTTACCGTCTCTTCAGCCCGCTCCCTCAACGCGATCCTCATTTGAGAGCAAACATCATGAATCGTTTATCAGTTGGGATAGGTTCAACATTCAACGACCGTCATTTCCCCATGACTGCGCTGGTTATAATGCTCTTGTTCAGCGCTCATGGGAGTGCTGCAGATACTAAAGCCTCAACCATTGTAACGCACGACAGCAGCTGGTCGAACTCAAGATCGGAGAGCAAGTCGTACGAAGAAGGCGTAGATGGACAAGGGTATATAAAATGCGCGGCCAACAAAGTCATGGTGGGACGTGAGCACGATGGCGATGAAAACGGCAGCACCCGGCATAAATGTGCGAGTCTTAAACAAAATGACACGCCGCTGACCGTCAATACAAAATTAGAATACACGGCGAAATATAATAACGAATCCAGTGAGTATAAGTTTGCCTGCCCCACTAACGAGGTTATGACCGGCCGTGGCCACTACCATGATGAAAATGGCCCGACTTGGTACTTCTGTGGGAAAGTCATTGATGCCTGGGGCGATCCCATGCAAGTGGGTAATCGCACCTGGACAGACGATATAAAGGAGTCCAACAGCAGTTACACCTGCCCTGCAAATACCGTCATGACGGGGCGTGGCCACCGAGGCGATGAAAACGGCTGGACCCAATATCAATGTGCAACACTTTACTAGTCAGCAATATCCACTCGACAGCCTGCTGCCGTGTCTTTCCATTTGACATCGGGTATATAAAATGATCCGCACTACTTTCCACGCCTACGGCTTCGCCCTATTGTTCGGCCTAACCCTGCTTCCTGTAGCGATGGCCACTTCAGAGCCTCCTGCCACTGGCGCTATCATCATTCTTCGCGATAAAGATGACGCTACCTGCTCGTTGGAAATTCCTGCTGAAGGTAGTGGCTTAACATATCGGTATGAGCTAGAGGCATTCGGCACGAAATGCAAGGGGTTCGTAGCACGGACTATTGAGTTTGTTGAGCTCCCATCGGCCCTTAAAATTTTTTTGAGCGATGATAACTGGTGTTCCGAAAGCAGCTCAGACCAAGATTTTTGGATAAAATTAAGAACCACAAAAAAATCAACGACAGTCGGCATAACGAAAATCACTACATTATTCGATTACAACCGGAACGTCATTATCGGCCCCGGCCTTCTGCTGGAAAACAAGTATCAAAAAGTAGACGGTGAGGTGCTCGACAAGCTGTCCTGTATCAAAATAGTAGCTTCAAGAGCATTCAATGTTCCGTTGCCGCCGGCGGCGACTGAGCGTGATCGTTCATGGTCCGGGTCTCATCCAGAAGACCACGTTAATCTCACTTGCCATTCCAACCAAATCATGACCGGCCGCAAACACATGGGTGACGAACAGGGTAACACCTACCATGAGTGTGCCACGGCCGTTCAGTCCGGGGCGAGTGTAGTCATACAAACCATTACAAAATCCACTGGTATAAAAGAGTCCGCCGGCATCTATTTCGTCTGTCCGAATAATAGAGTCATGATCGGCCGCGAACATATCGGTGACGAGAATGCGGACACCTATTACGGATGCGCACCGGCCACCCATGCTGGCAGAAACCTGACGGTCACGCCCCACGGTTGGAGCGATTCAATGAAAGAAGCCAATTCTGAGTTCCGCTGCCCTACTAACCAGTTTCTTATCGGCAGATGGCACCAAGGCGACGAAAACGGTAGTACCCGCTATCGCTGCGCCACCCTGCAATAAGCATCCGACAGCCTGCTCTCCGGCTGGCCGCCCCTCTTGACTCAACCTAGGTAAGCCGCCATGACAACGTCTAATGTGGCAAACTCCAATGCCTTCAACTTCATGAGTTTCCTGTCCGCCAGCGTCGACCCGCGCACCGGTCAGTACACCATCGCCATCGACCTGCCGGAACTCAAGACCAACGACCTTTGCGGCCCCGCCGTACCGCTGAAACTGGTGTTCAACCCCCTCAACAAGCTGGACTCGGGTTTTGGCGTCGGCTGGAACCTCAACCTGTCCCAGTTCACTCCCGGCGACCGCATCCTCGCCCTGTCCACCGGCGAAACCTTCAAGGTCACCGGCAGCGGCACCAAGCCTGAGATCAAGGAAAAGAAACTCGACAGTTTCCACTTCTTCAACGACGGCAACGACATCTACCGGGTCGTGCACAAGGCCGGCTTGATCGAAACCCTGAAGGTCGGTGGCAGCGGCGATGGAGAGGTCGCCCTGCCCGTGCAGATCCATGCCGCCTCCGGGCACAAGGTCGATTTGTCCTACACAGGCTTTGGCAACGGTCAGCGCCTGGAATCGATCAGCGACGACTTGGGCGCGCTGCTGCAGATCAACCGCTCCAGTGATGACTCCTGGGTCGAGTTTCTCCTGCACCCGGAGGCCGGCGCGGACGGCAAGCCGCTGGCGCGTTTCGAACTCAAGCTGAACCCCAGGCGTGAGGTGGTCGAGATCATCCTGCCCACCGTGGAAAAGGCCAGCTGGCGCTTCGACTATCAGCAGGTGCGCGGCCTGAGCTGCATCACGGAGGTCAAGACCCCGGTCGGCGGGCACGAAGCCATCGAGTACCTCGACCTTGGCCATCCTTACCCGGGCAATACCGGACGGGTGAACCTGCCACGGGTCACTCGTCATCAACTCTTCCCCGGCTGTGAGCAACCGTCGATGGAAGTGACCTACGAGTACACCCTGGAAAACTTCATCGGCAACGGCTCCAACATCAACTGGGAAAGCAACGGCCTGGACCAACTGTACAAGACCGATCGCAGTTACACCTACGGCTCTACCGCCAAACATAAAGTCGGCGGCGGGACTGTGCGCACGGTGCAGCGCACCTTCAACAGTTTTCACCTGCTCACCGAGGAATGCACCACCCAAGGCGATTGCGTGCAGCGGCTGATCAACACTTATCACACCGTCGAAGGGACCTTCGAGCAACAGCCGGCGTATTTCCAACTGCCCAAGACCGTGGAAAAGCGATGGGAACTCATCAGCGATGTTACCCAGGCCCGCAGCGAAACCCTGACCACCGACTACGACAACTTCGGCAACCTGCTGGAGGAATGCGAGCCTAACGGCGTGCGCACCGTGTACGAATACTACCCGGTCGGTGGATACGTGGACGACGACGGTGACGTGCACTGCCCCCATGACCCGCAGGACTTCGTGCGTAACCTGCGCAGCCAGACGGTGCACCCGGCCGAGGGTCATGAAGGCCAGGCACCGGTCCTGCGTACCCGGTATCGCTATGTGGAATTGCCGCCGCTGGAGAACACCCTGGATGAAGGCTTCCTGGCGGTATGCAACGAAGACCTCACGCAAGTACTGGGCAGCACCGAAATCACGCTGCAGAACACCCGGCGCCGCTATCTGGACATGCCGGACAAACCTTTCCTGCATGGTCGCCCGGATCGCCAGGAAGAAACCCTGTATGACAAGGACAGCAGGGGTAAAACCGCCTCCGTCAGTTGGCGCTATAGTCAGGTCGATGGAGAGCTGGGGGCCAAGACGCTGCACCAGACAGTAGAGACCCTGACCGGGTACAACGGCAGCCAGCAGGTCACCACTTCACAAGTCTCCCGCTTCAACGGCGAAACCGTGCAGCAGGAGAATATCGACGGCGTTAAAACCGCCTACCAGTACGACGTACTGGGCCGACTGCTGGAAGAACGCACGGCTGTGGATACACCGGTCGTAGCCTCCCAGCACTACGTCTATAACCTGACGTCTGCAGACGGGCAGCAAGCCGGACAAGAGCAGACGGATGCCAAAGGGGTCAAGACCCGGCTGCTGTTCGATGGCGCCAACCGGGTCATCGCAGAGCAGCAGCAGCGACGGGACAGTGAAAGCGGCAAACTCGTCTGGCGCCAGACCTACACCGCCCAGCATGATGCCCTGGGGCGCAAAGTCAGCGAGACCGTCTGCGACTGGCTGGCCGACGCGCCTTTGCCCTTGACCAGTCATTTTTCCTATGACGATTGGGGCGCGGTGTGCCGAGCCACCGGGCCCGACGGCGTGACCCAACTCAGCGAGCAGCGGTTCGAAGGCAACCGCCTGATCATCTGCACCTGGCAGGAACATGTCGAACGGCCCAATGTGCGGACCCAAAGAAGCGAGACCCATTACAACCTCTTTGAACAGCCCGACAAGGTGCGACGCCTGGACGCCCAAGACAATACGGTGGGCTGCCAGGACTATGCCTACGACGGCTACGGCAATTGCGTGCGCGAGGTCGAAACCCTAAGAGACCCACAGAGCGATACACCGCAAGATCTACAGCGCACCACTCGATACGCCTACGATGCCTGGGGCCGCATGCTACGAACTGTGCTGCCGAACGAAGACTGCATCGATCGCACCTTTGCCGACTACAGCATCAGTGAATTACCTACGCTTTTGCAGGTGACGCCCGGTAACGCCGCGCAACCGGTCGTAGTGCCGGG
This genomic window contains:
- a CDS encoding RHS repeat-associated core domain-containing protein — encoded protein: MTTSNVANSNAFNFMSFLSASVDPRTGQYTIAIDLPELKTNDLCGPAVPLKLVFNPLNKLDSGFGVGWNLNLSQFTPGDRILALSTGETFKVTGSGTKPEIKEKKLDSFHFFNDGNDIYRVVHKAGLIETLKVGGSGDGEVALPVQIHAASGHKVDLSYTGFGNGQRLESISDDLGALLQINRSSDDSWVEFLLHPEAGADGKPLARFELKLNPRREVVEIILPTVEKASWRFDYQQVRGLSCITEVKTPVGGHEAIEYLDLGHPYPGNTGRVNLPRVTRHQLFPGCEQPSMEVTYEYTLENFIGNGSNINWESNGLDQLYKTDRSYTYGSTAKHKVGGGTVRTVQRTFNSFHLLTEECTTQGDCVQRLINTYHTVEGTFEQQPAYFQLPKTVEKRWELISDVTQARSETLTTDYDNFGNLLEECEPNGVRTVYEYYPVGGYVDDDGDVHCPHDPQDFVRNLRSQTVHPAEGHEGQAPVLRTRYRYVELPPLENTLDEGFLAVCNEDLTQVLGSTEITLQNTRRRYLDMPDKPFLHGRPDRQEETLYDKDSRGKTASVSWRYSQVDGELGAKTLHQTVETLTGYNGSQQVTTSQVSRFNGETVQQENIDGVKTAYQYDVLGRLLEERTAVDTPVVASQHYVYNLTSADGQQAGQEQTDAKGVKTRLLFDGANRVIAEQQQRRDSESGKLVWRQTYTAQHDALGRKVSETVCDWLADAPLPLTSHFSYDDWGAVCRATGPDGVTQLSEQRFEGNRLIICTWQEHVERPNVRTQRSETHYNLFEQPDKVRRLDAQDNTVGCQDYAYDGYGNCVREVETLRDPQSDTPQDLQRTTRYAYDAWGRMLRTVLPNEDCIDRTFADYSISELPTLLQVTPGNAAQPVVVPGTQQFDDLERLTERKVGLRSELYRYEGGHIQPHQRITPGNQTLTYRYNLPLTQQPLAITMAEGPESTYEYDPLSAAITQAINDQGQRDYEYTPEGHLASERWHDSHGIDQNTRHHTSLQGRPLRREDDGAVPTQYQYDSAGRLIQVTQGELDGLKAEFTYSLDGLLERSTSTDLANGHRLVTELEYDEHGREIKRTLRVDGEADRVLSMVWQDDDQLRSRRLEKAGQTLLEEHFKYDSRNRLTHHTCTGEALPTDHYGNAIIEQVFRFDALDNIERCISRFADTSIDDARFTYDADDPCQLREVSHSHAAYPQLQTFGYDAEGHQLNDGQGRRLRYDKLGRLLEVRSADDAASLINYRYDGHDQLVGVRHGSEPEALRFYQGYHLSYTLQDDVLIQFLYDGDRPLGQQTPEATDQSMLLLTDAANSVIGEQRVDGLHETTYSAYGERREDNGLKGLLAFAGEVREAVIGWYLLGQGYRAYDPGLMRFHSPDSLSPFGTGGLNPYGYCRGNPITWRDPSGHRAQPVTPYRDEDPPYRDPIEEPKKSVGVAQWIGLGVAALFLAATVIAMPWSAPATIGLTTSFVVGLVGIAVQTSGLVLQAYGTFTYDDSLTAIGGSIGGAGGLLAGSGIMAVRAALAAAKAAAAVKAGVGASATMLASLTNGLPGPAGPIGPVGPPGAVGPAGAAGPAGPAGPAGPAGRGNRVYVFVSRRKRLGKSGGIGKPGRPNTRQKQKDKELATRLGAEKDIGDQNALIVPDERSPAPPAQGGRFIATASGGLIRINHYNQLAPGAHLATLTSR